Part of the Cuniculiplasma divulgatum genome, CAACGGGATCTTTTCATATGGTTCTATTTATTTTGGTGCAAGATTGGTTACTGCACTGGAAATTGATAAAGATCAGGAGGGAGTACTTCATAAAAACCTAAGCGGTTTCAAAAATGTTGAAATATTAACTGATGATATAAGGAATATAAATGGCCACTGGGACACAGTGTTTTGTAACACACCTTTTGGCTCGGTTATAAGAGATTCGGATCTACCCTTCCTTGAGAAAATATTCAAAATTGGTGATTTCATTTATCTAATTCATAACTGGAAAGTGAAAGATTTCGTTCTTAATTTCCTGAAGGGGCGTGCAACAGTTCTTTCGTACAGCAGAAAGAAACTTATCATTCCTAGAACATACAGCCACCACGAAAAAGATCGGGTATCTATTGATGTTTTGTTCTTATATGCAAAAAGGCTGGAATAGAGGAAGTCTCAAACCTTTTCAAGTTTCTTATAATCATTGAATGTCTTTCCCTTATCTGACATGTATTTCTTGGTTACATCTACCCATACATAGAAACAACCATCAAATATGCCTTCCTCTTCCTGTTTAATTTCACTCATTTCATATACCTCCTGTAGAAATATTTCACTTTTTCCCATGCATCTTCTGATGCCTCCTTATTATAACTCATTCCAGTGTCGTTGAAAAAGGCATGATAGGTACCAGGGTAAAGCTTCATTTCGAAATCGGTCTTGTATTTTACAACTCTTTCCATGACCTGAGGCAGAGTTGCATTTATACCACTGTCCTCGCCTGCATAGATTCCAAACACAGCTCCCTTTATGTGTTCCATTTCATCCAGATTTCTTGGACTTGCACCATAGAATATAACTGAAGCTTCGAATGCTTTTGATGTTGAAAGCTGAAAGGCAAGACCCCCGCCCATGCAGAACCCAATTATTCCTTTCTTACTAACACCTTTCATCTCCTGTTCGTATAATTTGGAAAGATCGGAAAGCATTCTCTTTTCCATTAGCTCTCTTTTTTCTGAGACAAACTCAAAAATCTGTTTTCCAACTGGAGACAATTTTCCCATTACCTCTTTTATTGCCTCAGGATCTCTTCTTTTTTCTGGAGGAAGCGACCACATAGGACGCATGGCATCCATTATGTTCTCTTCGGTAAATACCTTCTTGTCTTCTGGTCTTGAATATAAGTCAGGTGCAATAACGTCGTATCCTTCCATTGCCAGTTTCCTGCTAAAAGATTTAATAAATGCTGTGAGTCCCCATATCTCCGAGACTACCATTATTTTTCCCCTGCTTCCTTCCGACTTAATTTCTAGGTAATCTAACTTCAGATCATTTTCAATACTGAACTTTTTCATAGACTCTGTTAATTCCGCCATACTCTGTAATGCTAAAAATTGTATAAAAAATTATGTTTCCTTTTAATTGCTTAAAAGGTAAACAATTGCTGCTTTTGCACTATGCAGCCTGTTTTCAGCTTCCTGGAAAATTACACTGTTGATGCTATCTGCGACTTCGTCTGTTACTTCAAGTCCCCTGTGAGCAGGAAGACAGTGCATAAAAATGTAATCTTTTTTTGCATTTTTTACAAGTTCACTGTTAACCTGAAATGGCCTAAGATCCTTTTCCTTTTCTTCCCTTTGCTTTTCCTCTCCCATTGAAACCCATACATCTGTATATATTATATCCGCAGATTCCACTGCTTCCCCAGGTTTATCGGTCAATGTAACAGTACTGCCAGTTTCCCTTGCTATTTTTTTTGCCTTTTCTATGAATGACTGATCAGGCATATGATTTTTAGGAGTGCCTATGGAAATATCCATTCCAGTCATTGCGCAGGTAAGCACTAGTGAATTTACCATATTGTTCCCATCACCAACGTATGAAAACTTCTTTCCCTGAAATTCTCCTTTCTTTTCGGCTATGGTCATAAAATCTGCTATCATCTGAAGTGGATGTTCCTGGTTGTCTAATGCATTGATTACAGGAACCGAAGAGTATTTTGCAAGTTTAACC contains:
- a CDS encoding METTL5 family protein, whose product is MKLSKKDLEIRLSKLQPISNPKNELEQYSTDSVLASEILNLAFINGNIKERTVMDAGSGNGIFSYGSIYFGARLVTALEIDKDQEGVLHKNLSGFKNVEILTDDIRNINGHWDTVFCNTPFGSVIRDSDLPFLEKIFKIGDFIYLIHNWKVKDFVLNFLKGRATVLSYSRKKLIIPRTYSHHEKDRVSIDVLFLYAKRLE
- a CDS encoding dienelactone hydrolase family protein, with protein sequence MAELTESMKKFSIENDLKLDYLEIKSEGSRGKIMVVSEIWGLTAFIKSFSRKLAMEGYDVIAPDLYSRPEDKKVFTEENIMDAMRPMWSLPPEKRRDPEAIKEVMGKLSPVGKQIFEFVSEKRELMEKRMLSDLSKLYEQEMKGVSKKGIIGFCMGGGLAFQLSTSKAFEASVIFYGASPRNLDEMEHIKGAVFGIYAGEDSGINATLPQVMERVVKYKTDFEMKLYPGTYHAFFNDTGMSYNKEASEDAWEKVKYFYRRYMK
- the argF gene encoding ornithine carbamoyltransferase, encoding MIKKDLVSILDIRNDFSEIVNMGLKFKRSRYQTSPLVEGRSMGMIFEKSSTRTRVSLETAMYQLGGNALYLNPSDMQMGRGETVEDTSRVLSGMLDIITYRAFSHENVVKLAKYSSVPVINALDNQEHPLQMIADFMTIAEKKGEFQGKKFSYVGDGNNMVNSLVLTCAMTGMDISIGTPKNHMPDQSFIEKAKKIARETGSTVTLTDKPGEAVESADIIYTDVWVSMGEEKQREEKEKDLRPFQVNSELVKNAKKDYIFMHCLPAHRGLEVTDEVADSINSVIFQEAENRLHSAKAAIVYLLSN